In Prunus dulcis chromosome 2, ALMONDv2, whole genome shotgun sequence, a single genomic region encodes these proteins:
- the LOC117618496 gene encoding cysteine proteinase inhibitor 12, which yields MKLKSKSSSSSSFLCVFMQLIFFVLLPFLAFSSFAEESNPSRFQNMATLGGVHESHASQNSLETEDLARFAVQDHNNKENALLEFVRVVKAKEQVVAGTLHHLTIEAIDAGKKKLYEAKVWVKPWLGFKEVQEFKHAGDCNETPSFTPSDLGVKEGGHGPGWQSVPPHDPQVQDAANHAVKSLQQRSNSLFPYELQEVVHAKAEVIEEHAKFNMLLKLKRGDKEEKFKVEVHKNNEGAFKLNQMEADHS from the exons atgaaattgaaatcgaaatcttcttcttcttcctccttcttGTGTGTGTTTATGCAACTCATCTTCTTCGTCCTCTTACCTTTCCTCGCATTCTCATCCTTCGCAGAAGAATCAAATCCCTCCCGTTTCCAAAACATGGCCACTCTCGGCGGAGTCCACGAATCCCATGCCTCCCAGAACAGCCTCGAAACCGAAGACCTCGCTCGCTTCGCCGTCCAAGATCACAACAACAAGGAG AATGCTCTGCTTGAGTTTGTGAGGGTGGTGAAGGCGAAGGAGCAGGTGGTTGCTGGCACTCTGCACCATCTGACGATCGAGGCCATCGATGCTGGAAAGAAGAAGCTTTACGAAGCCAAAGTCTGGGTGAAGCCTTGGTTGGGTTTTAAGGAAGTACAGGAGTTCAAGCACGCCGGTGACTGTAATGAAACGCCGTCGTTTACCCCTTCCGATCTTGGTGTTAAGGAAGGTGGGCATGGTCCCGGGTGGCAGTCTGTGCCGCCACACGATCCTCAGGTTCAGGATGCTGCAAATCATGCTGTTAAGAGCCTCCAGCAAAGGTCTAATTCTCTGTTTCCTTATGAGCTTCAAGAAGTTGTTCACGCTAAGGCTGAG GTGATTGAAGAACATGCCAAGTTTAACATGCTTCTGAAGTTGAAGAGAGGAGACAAAGAAGAGAAGTTTAAAGTTGAAGTGCATAAGAACAATGAAGGCGCCTTCAAACTGAACCAGATGGAGGCAGATCACTCCTAG
- the LOC117619580 gene encoding putative transcription elongation factor SPT5 homolog 1, translating to MARHRDEDDYEPDQVQDGDEEEEHEEEQGGQRSRQKRRRSDFIDDDEAYGGGVSRKRRNKRPIGSKFFDIEAEVDNDEEEEEEDEGEDDFIVDTGADLPEEEHDGRRMHRHRPLRPQEDEQEEDVEALERRIQARFARSSPSHAEYDEEETTDLMVNQQALLPCVRDPKLWMVKCAIGREREAVVCLMQKYIDKPKLNIKSAVALDHLKNFIYIEADNEAHVREACKGLRNILALYKVNRVPIGEMTDVLSVESKAIDVSRGTWVRMKMGTYKGDLAKVVGVDDVRQRVRVKLIPRIDSQAIANKLEGRQVVKKKAFVRPPRFMNIDEARKLHIRVERRRDPVTGDYFESIDGMLFKDGFLYKAVSMKSISSQNIRPTLDELEKFRKPGENGARLSTLFSNRKKGPFVKGDTVIVVKGDLKNLKGWVEKVEDEIVHIRPEMKQLPKTLALNEKELCKYFEPGNHVKVVSGTLEGATGMVVKVEQNVLIILSDITKEHIPVFADDVVESSEVTSASCYSDAGESTRLSKSTWAR from the coding sequence ATGGCTCGTCACAGAGATGAAGATGACTACGAACCAGACCAAGTTCAAGATggggatgaagaagaggaacatGAGGAGGAGCAGGGAGGACAAAGATCCAGACAGAAGCGGAGGAGATCGGATTTCATAGACGATGATGAGGCTTATGGTGGTGGTGTGAGTCGTAAGCGGAGGAATAAGAGGCCTATTGGGTCAAAGTTTTTTGATATCGAGGCCGAGGTCGATAAcgatgaggaggaggaagaggaagatgagggCGAGGACGACTTCATTGTTGATACTGGGGCTGATCTCCCTGAAGAAGAACATGATGGTAGAAGGATGCATCGTCATCGTCCATTGCGGCCGCAAGAAGAtgagcaagaagaagatgttGAAGCGCTTGAGAGAAGAATTCAAGCTCGGTTTGCAAGGTCATCACCGAGTCATGCAGAATACGACGAGGAGGAGACAACTGATTTGATGGTGAATCAGCAAGCTCTTTTACCTTGTGTTAGGGACCCAAAGTTGTGGATGGTGAAATGCGCGATCGGTCGTGAGCGAGAGGCAGTTGTTTGCTTAATGCAAAAGTATATTGATAAACCCAAACTGAACATCAAGTCTGCTGTTGCCCTAGACCACCTCAAAAACTTTATATACATTGAAGCCGACAACGAAGCCCATGTGAGGGAGGCTTGCAAAGGTCTGCGCAATATACTTGCCCTATATAAGGTAAACCGTGTTCCGATCGGAGAAATGACTGACGTTCTTTCGGTTGAAAGCAAGGCAATTGATGTTTCTAGGGGCACATGGGTCAGAATGAAGATGGGGACCTATAAAGGAGACCTTGCCAAGGTTGTGGGTGTCGATGATGTGCGGCAGAGAGTCAGGGTAAAATTAATTCCAAGGATTGATTCACAAGCTATTGCAAATAAACTGGAGGGCAGACAAGTTGTGAAAAAGAAGGCATTTGTTCGTCCTCCACGCTTTATGAATATTGATGAAGCAAGAAAACTGCATATTCGTGTAGAGCGTAGACGAGATCCGGTGACTGGTGATTACTTTGAGAGTATTGATGGCATGCTGTTTAAAGATGGTTTCCTGTACAAGGCAGTGTCGATGAAATCAATTAGCTCTCAAAACATACGTCCCACTTTGGatgaacttgaaaaattcCGGAAACCCGGGGAGAATGGTGCCCGTTTGTCaactttattttcaaacaGAAAGAAGGGACCCTTTGTGAAGGGTGATACAGTTATTGTGGTCAAGGGAGatcttaaaaatttgaaaggaTGGGTTGAGAAAGTTGAGGATGAGATTGTTCATATCAGGCCCGAAATGAAACAACTTCCAAAAACTCTCGCCTTAAACGAAAAAGAGCTTTGCAAATACTTTGAACCTGGGAATCATGTGAAAGTTGTATCTGGTACTCTGGAAGGTGCAACTGGTATGGTTGTTAAGGTTGAGCAGAATGTGCTCATCATTTTATCCGATATAACCAAGGAACATATCCCTGTGTTTGCTGATGATGTTGTGGAGAGTTCTGAGGTGACATCCGCTAGTTGCTATTCTGATGCAGGAGAATCTACAAGGCTCTCCAAGAGTACTTGGGCCCGTTAG
- the LOC117617912 gene encoding cysteine proteinase inhibitor 6-like → MAAVGTVRESQGSENSVETESLARFAVEEYNKKENALLEFVRVVNEKVQVVSGTLHYLTIEVTDAGKKKLFEAKVWVKPWANFKEVQEFKPVTDS, encoded by the exons atGGCAGCAGTTGGCACGGTACGCGAATCTCAAGGTTCCGAGAACAGCGTCGAAACCGAAAGCCTGGCTCGTTTCGCCGTCGAAGAATACAACAAGAAAGAG AATGCTCTGCTTGAGTTTGTGAGGGTGGTGAATGAGAAGGTGCAGGTGGTTTCGGGCACTCTGCACTATCTGACGATTGAGGTCACCGACGCGGGGAAGAAGAAGCTCTTTGAAGCCAAGGTCTGGGTGAAGCCTTGGGCCAACTTCAAGGAAGTGCAGGAGTTCAAGCCTGTTACTGACTCTTAG